A single window of Pseudarthrobacter psychrotolerans DNA harbors:
- a CDS encoding ROK family protein, translating to MMYAIGVDLGGTKTAAGVVSGDGEVLFSETIPTLNRDGGDAILDATAALVSSLMVRAQAEGLDVVGVGVGSAGVIDAAHGVVVSATDAILGWAGTELTAGLARRLGLAPEAVQAVNDVHAHALGESWTGSAAGTASSLLVAFGTGVGGSFVLAGHPVLGHRYAGGHVGHFASPYAFHEGQAVPCVCGGAGHVEAIASGPAIREAYVRLGGKEPVLDARGVFALAGASDAIAIKAVGICAAAAGQAVGGLANILDPEVVVVSGGLSDAGAPWWRPMERALRAELLPALLGLPVLPAKLGNAAAMVGAARLVLTTPS from the coding sequence ATGATGTACGCGATCGGTGTTGACCTTGGGGGTACTAAGACTGCTGCCGGGGTTGTTTCCGGGGACGGGGAGGTCTTGTTTTCGGAGACCATTCCTACCCTGAACCGGGATGGCGGCGACGCGATCCTGGACGCTACTGCGGCACTGGTTTCTTCCCTCATGGTGCGGGCTCAAGCAGAGGGCCTGGACGTGGTGGGGGTCGGGGTTGGCTCGGCAGGAGTCATCGACGCCGCTCACGGTGTTGTGGTGTCCGCTACCGATGCCATCCTCGGGTGGGCCGGGACCGAGCTGACCGCAGGGTTGGCCCGCCGGCTCGGCCTGGCGCCGGAGGCTGTGCAGGCAGTGAACGACGTCCACGCGCACGCCCTCGGCGAGTCGTGGACGGGTTCCGCCGCAGGAACCGCAAGTTCGCTCCTGGTGGCCTTCGGTACCGGCGTCGGCGGCAGTTTTGTCCTGGCCGGGCACCCGGTCCTGGGACACCGCTACGCGGGCGGCCACGTGGGCCACTTCGCCTCCCCATATGCGTTCCACGAGGGCCAGGCTGTCCCCTGCGTCTGCGGCGGCGCCGGGCACGTTGAGGCGATCGCCTCCGGGCCCGCCATCCGCGAGGCGTACGTGCGTCTGGGCGGCAAGGAGCCGGTGCTGGACGCCCGCGGCGTCTTTGCCCTGGCCGGCGCCAGCGATGCCATCGCCATCAAAGCAGTGGGCATTTGCGCCGCCGCGGCCGGCCAGGCCGTGGGCGGACTGGCCAACATCCTGGATCCCGAAGTGGTGGTGGTTTCCGGCGGGCTCTCCGACGCCGGCGCCCCCTGGTGGCGCCCCATGGAACGTGCCCTCCGCGCCGAACTCCTGCCGGCTTTGCTCGGCCTTCCCGTCCTGCCCGCTAAACTCGGCAACGCAGCAGCAATGGTGGGCGCCGCGCGACTGGTCCTCACCACCCCGTCCTGA
- a CDS encoding dihydrodipicolinate synthase family protein has translation MTTVASRFQGVIPPVVTPRTADGAIDVPSLENVTKHLLDGGVSGLFVLGSSGEVTHMTNTERDLVVQTVAGVNAGQVPVIVGAVEQTTNRVIEEAKRVIALGADSIVATSLYYAISNAQENNTHFRSIAAAVDVPVFAYDVPVRTHFKLPTDLLVELGREGVIAGVKDSSGDDVSFRQLLLAAKDIPNFDIFTGHEVVVDGALLGGAQGVVPGLGNVDPAGYRRLFDAAQAGDWAQAAAEQDRLADVFEIVYTPKAGRMSGNAAGLGAFKTALQLMGIIKTNVMSVPMLSLDEDETKAIRVILERNGLI, from the coding sequence GTGACCACCGTCGCTTCCCGTTTCCAGGGCGTCATTCCGCCCGTCGTAACCCCCCGCACCGCCGATGGCGCCATCGACGTGCCGTCGCTGGAAAACGTCACCAAGCACCTGCTCGACGGCGGCGTCAGCGGCCTTTTTGTGCTGGGTTCCTCCGGCGAGGTCACCCACATGACCAACACCGAGCGCGACCTCGTTGTGCAGACCGTGGCAGGTGTGAACGCCGGCCAGGTGCCGGTGATCGTGGGCGCCGTAGAGCAGACCACCAACCGCGTCATTGAGGAAGCCAAGCGCGTCATCGCGCTGGGCGCCGACTCGATCGTGGCCACCAGCCTGTACTACGCCATCTCCAACGCCCAGGAGAACAACACGCACTTCCGCTCCATCGCCGCCGCCGTCGACGTTCCCGTCTTCGCCTACGACGTGCCGGTGCGCACCCACTTCAAGCTGCCCACCGACCTTCTGGTCGAGCTGGGCCGCGAGGGCGTCATCGCCGGGGTGAAGGACTCCTCCGGCGACGATGTCTCGTTCCGCCAGCTGCTGCTGGCCGCCAAGGACATCCCCAACTTCGACATCTTCACCGGCCACGAAGTGGTTGTGGACGGCGCCCTCCTGGGCGGCGCCCAGGGTGTTGTTCCGGGCCTCGGCAACGTTGACCCGGCCGGCTACCGCCGCCTGTTCGACGCCGCACAGGCCGGCGACTGGGCCCAGGCCGCAGCCGAGCAGGACCGCTTGGCCGACGTCTTCGAGATCGTCTACACGCCCAAGGCTGGCCGCATGTCCGGCAACGCCGCGGGCCTGGGCGCCTTCAAGACCGCCCTGCAGCTCATGGGCATCATCAAGACGAACGTCATGAGCGTCCCCATGCTCTCCCTGGACGAGGACGAGACCAAGGCAATCAGGGTCATCCTGGAGCGCAACGGCCTGATCTAG
- a CDS encoding ATP-binding cassette domain-containing protein, translated as MSESTGKPVIELKDVKVYHHARGGGLFRPNIVKAVDGVDFTISRGETVGIVGESGCGKSTLASVLVGLQPPTSGEVLFHGKPAIKRNAHMRKEFGRSVSVVFQDPATALNPRMTVQDILTDPLQIHGIGNAASRAAKVKELLALVGLPQSAAEVTPSQVSGGQRQRVAIARALALDPDIIVADEPTSALDVSVRAQVLNLLSDLKTQLNLGMVFISHDIQTVRYVSDRICVMYFGKIVEQGTAMQVFDSPTNDYTKKLLGAAPSLLHI; from the coding sequence GTGAGTGAATCAACCGGCAAGCCGGTCATCGAGCTCAAGGACGTCAAGGTCTACCACCACGCACGTGGCGGCGGGCTCTTCCGCCCCAACATCGTCAAAGCGGTCGACGGCGTCGACTTCACCATCAGCCGCGGCGAAACCGTGGGCATCGTGGGTGAGTCCGGCTGCGGCAAGTCCACGCTCGCGTCGGTGCTTGTGGGACTGCAGCCGCCGACGTCGGGCGAGGTCCTCTTCCACGGCAAGCCCGCCATCAAGCGCAACGCACACATGCGCAAGGAATTCGGCCGCTCCGTGTCCGTGGTCTTCCAGGACCCGGCCACGGCGCTGAACCCGCGCATGACCGTCCAGGACATCCTCACCGACCCGCTGCAGATCCACGGCATCGGCAACGCCGCATCCCGTGCGGCGAAGGTCAAGGAACTGCTGGCCCTCGTGGGCCTCCCGCAGTCCGCGGCCGAGGTCACGCCGTCGCAGGTTTCCGGCGGCCAGCGCCAGCGTGTGGCGATCGCCCGCGCCCTGGCCTTGGACCCGGACATCATTGTGGCGGACGAGCCGACGTCGGCCCTGGACGTTTCCGTCCGCGCCCAGGTGCTGAACCTGCTCTCTGACCTGAAGACCCAGCTGAACCTCGGCATGGTGTTCATCTCGCATGACATCCAGACCGTCCGCTATGTCTCGGACCGCATCTGCGTTATGTACTTCGGCAAGATCGTCGAACAGGGCACCGCCATGCAGGTCTTCGACAGCCCCACCAACGACTACACCAAGAAGCTCCTGGGCGCTGCCCCGAGCCTGCTCCACATCTAG
- a CDS encoding dipeptide/oligopeptide/nickel ABC transporter permease/ATP-binding protein, with amino-acid sequence MRSKLAERLSAPGIRFKALPWGSRIALLFLIMIVLSAVFAPVIAPHDPLETFIPATPPGAEHFFGTDRLGRDIFSRLLFGAQSSLMIGLGAVILAILAGALLGSFAATSSKAVNELIMRLMDILMAFPGIALAAVLLAAFGNSVLTIIIAIAIIYTPQLARVVRANVLSQYGEDYVRAERVIGAGRFYILLKHIVRNTAAPVLVFATVMVADAIILEASLSFLGAGVQDPAPSWGNVISYGRNLVLSGGWWATTFAGVTILLTVLSLNILAEGLTDAMVNPKLRKAPVVKDDDGASAVVAGAAVGAGVDTEIGTSVAQPSVVEAHELDGVRAAYGDVLTEEHYNEAAILSDPKLAAANPHLLLDKELELLSAIEATRTDRLPQVPAGARNVLEVRNLSIRFPGRFGDTAIVDNVSFTVREGETMGLVGESGCGKSITSLAVMGLLPKTAQVTGSIKFDGKELLDPATSHSSVKAYEGLRGQQIAMVYQDALSSLNPSMKIKDQMEQLTKRGGRKTPTELLELVKLDPVRTLASYPHELSGGQRQRVLIAMALSRSPKIVVADEPTTALDVTVQKQVVDLLNELREQLGFAMVFVSHDLALVASLAHRITVMYAGQVVESAQASELLQNPKHEYTRGLLGAVLSIEADAVRLHQIPGTVPSPRDFAPGDRFAPRSLRSDADPNQQLVLTSVGAAGGGDADHYWASHLKEDAK; translated from the coding sequence ATGCGTAGCAAGCTTGCTGAACGGCTGAGTGCCCCGGGCATCCGTTTCAAGGCCCTGCCTTGGGGCTCCCGCATCGCCCTCCTCTTCCTCATCATGATCGTCCTCTCCGCCGTGTTTGCGCCGGTCATCGCGCCGCACGATCCGCTGGAGACCTTCATCCCCGCTACCCCGCCGGGCGCCGAGCACTTCTTCGGGACCGACCGGTTGGGCCGCGACATCTTCTCCCGCCTGCTCTTCGGCGCCCAGTCCTCGCTGATGATCGGCCTCGGCGCCGTCATCCTGGCCATCCTGGCCGGCGCCCTGCTGGGCTCCTTCGCCGCGACGTCCAGCAAGGCCGTCAACGAACTGATCATGCGCCTCATGGACATCCTGATGGCGTTCCCGGGCATCGCCCTGGCCGCAGTGCTGCTGGCCGCGTTCGGCAACTCGGTTCTCACCATCATCATCGCGATCGCCATCATCTACACCCCGCAGCTGGCCCGAGTGGTCCGCGCCAACGTGCTCTCCCAGTACGGCGAAGACTACGTCCGCGCCGAGCGTGTGATCGGCGCTGGCCGCTTCTACATCCTGCTCAAGCACATCGTCCGCAACACCGCCGCCCCCGTGCTGGTGTTCGCCACGGTGATGGTGGCCGACGCCATCATCCTCGAAGCCTCGCTGTCCTTCCTCGGCGCCGGCGTCCAGGACCCCGCACCGTCGTGGGGCAACGTGATCTCCTACGGCCGCAACCTGGTCCTGTCCGGCGGCTGGTGGGCCACCACCTTCGCCGGTGTGACCATTCTGCTCACCGTGCTGTCCCTGAACATCCTCGCCGAGGGCCTCACCGACGCCATGGTGAACCCGAAACTGCGCAAGGCACCTGTAGTAAAGGACGACGACGGCGCGTCGGCCGTTGTGGCCGGCGCAGCGGTGGGTGCCGGCGTCGACACCGAGATCGGCACCTCCGTTGCCCAGCCTTCGGTGGTGGAAGCGCACGAGCTCGACGGCGTCCGCGCCGCCTACGGCGACGTCCTCACCGAGGAGCACTACAACGAGGCAGCCATCCTCTCCGATCCGAAGCTGGCCGCGGCGAACCCGCACCTGCTGCTGGACAAGGAACTGGAGCTGCTCTCCGCCATCGAGGCGACGCGCACCGACCGCCTCCCCCAGGTACCGGCCGGCGCACGCAACGTCCTGGAGGTCAGGAACCTGTCCATCCGCTTCCCCGGCCGCTTCGGCGACACCGCGATTGTGGACAACGTCTCCTTCACGGTCCGCGAAGGCGAAACCATGGGCCTGGTGGGCGAATCCGGCTGCGGCAAGTCCATCACGTCCCTCGCGGTCATGGGCCTGCTGCCCAAGACCGCGCAGGTCACCGGTTCCATCAAGTTCGACGGCAAGGAACTGCTGGATCCGGCCACCAGCCACAGCAGCGTCAAGGCCTACGAGGGCCTGCGCGGCCAGCAGATCGCCATGGTCTACCAGGACGCCCTGAGCTCCCTGAACCCGTCCATGAAGATCAAGGACCAGATGGAGCAGCTGACCAAGCGCGGCGGCCGCAAGACCCCCACCGAGCTGCTGGAACTGGTCAAGCTCGATCCCGTCCGGACGCTCGCCAGCTACCCGCACGAGCTCTCCGGCGGCCAGCGCCAGCGCGTCCTGATCGCCATGGCCCTGTCCCGTTCGCCGAAGATCGTGGTTGCCGATGAGCCCACCACCGCCCTGGACGTCACCGTCCAGAAGCAGGTAGTGGACCTGCTCAACGAACTGCGCGAACAGCTCGGCTTCGCCATGGTCTTCGTCAGCCACGACCTCGCCCTGGTGGCCTCCCTGGCCCACCGCATCACGGTCATGTACGCCGGCCAGGTGGTGGAATCCGCACAGGCTTCGGAGCTGCTGCAGAACCCCAAGCACGAGTACACCCGCGGCCTGCTCGGCGCTGTCCTCTCCATCGAGGCCGACGCCGTGCGACTGCACCAGATCCCCGGCACCGTCCCGTCCCCGCGGGACTTCGCCCCGGGCGACCGCTTCGCCCCGCGTTCACTGCGGTCCGACGCCGACCCCAACCAGCAGCTGGTCCTGACGTCAGTAGGAGCCGCCGGCGGCGGGGACGCTGACCACTACTGGGCGAGCCACCTGAAGGAGGATGCAAAGTGA
- a CDS encoding ABC transporter permease, whose translation MILGITLLVFLVLQAAPGDQASSALGDGASEEAKQQYRQENGLNDPLVIQYFSFLGKLLQLDLGVTTPPAKSVASMIGSAFPLTLQLTFLGVLIAIVLSLTFGILGALYRDKWQDQLVRVFSIAAIATPSFWLGILLIQWFALGASPLFPSGGIATPESGFGGWLNSMALPALALGIPVSASLIRVVRTSMVEELDRDYVRTAIGNGVPYREVVSKNVLRNALVTPVTVLGLRVGYLLGGAVVIEMIFALPGMGQLILNGITNLDVNLVQGVVLTISVTFVLVNIVVDLLYLLINPRIRTV comes from the coding sequence ATGATCCTGGGCATCACCCTGCTCGTCTTCCTTGTCCTGCAGGCCGCTCCCGGCGATCAGGCAAGCTCCGCCCTCGGCGACGGCGCCAGCGAAGAAGCGAAGCAGCAGTACCGCCAGGAAAACGGCCTGAACGACCCGCTGGTCATCCAGTACTTCAGCTTCCTCGGCAAGCTGCTGCAGCTGGACCTCGGCGTCACCACGCCGCCGGCCAAGTCGGTGGCCTCCATGATCGGCTCCGCGTTCCCCCTGACGCTGCAGCTGACTTTCCTGGGCGTGCTGATCGCAATCGTCCTGTCCCTGACCTTCGGCATCCTCGGCGCCCTTTACCGCGACAAATGGCAGGACCAGCTGGTCCGCGTTTTCTCGATCGCCGCGATCGCCACGCCGTCGTTCTGGCTCGGCATCCTCCTGATCCAGTGGTTCGCCCTTGGCGCCAGCCCACTGTTCCCCTCCGGGGGAATCGCGACGCCGGAATCCGGCTTCGGTGGCTGGCTCAACTCGATGGCCCTCCCGGCCCTTGCCCTCGGCATCCCGGTCTCCGCCTCGCTGATCCGCGTGGTCCGTACTTCGATGGTGGAGGAGCTGGACCGCGACTACGTCCGCACCGCCATCGGCAACGGTGTCCCCTACCGCGAAGTGGTCTCCAAGAACGTCCTCCGCAACGCCCTGGTGACTCCGGTGACCGTGCTGGGACTCCGCGTGGGCTACCTGCTCGGCGGCGCCGTCGTGATTGAAATGATCTTCGCCCTGCCTGGCATGGGGCAGCTGATCCTCAACGGCATCACCAACCTGGACGTCAACCTGGTCCAGGGCGTAGTGCTCACCATCTCCGTCACTTTCGTTCTGGTGAACATCGTGGTGGACCTCCTGTACCTGCTCATCAACCCCCGAATCAGGACGGTATAG
- a CDS encoding ABC transporter substrate-binding protein, protein MNNITKNLPLVNDASRRNFLKLTGAMGAAAAFTASVAACGSPAATTTGSSASAAAVNKDLTIEAGISYALSTGFDPLSSSGATPMAANLHIFEGLIELHPATRVPYNALAASDPKKVNDTTYQVTIREGAKFHDGTPVTTEDVAFSFTRVMDPANKSLFSQFIPFIKEVKPVDAKTVEFTLKYAFPGFGPRISVVKIVPKALATDLKAFDAKPVGTGPYKLISAAKDDKIVFEAFADYNGPKPALAKGMTWLLLSDAAARVTAVQSGRVQAIEDVPYLDIDGLKSKVKVESVQSFGLMFLMFNCNKAPFNNKLVRQALHYGLDKEAIIKKALFGKAKAASSYFQEGHPDYVKAKNVYGYDAAKAADLLKQAGVTSLEFELLTTDTAWVKDVAPLILESWNKIPGVKVSVKSIQSGALYTDRVGTGDYSVVAAPGDPSVFGNDADLLLSWFYSGATWMEKRAYWTAPERAKLQELMNKGSQAAAADAKKITGEIVDLVSEEVPLYPIFHRQLPSAWDDKKLNGFKPLPTTGLSFIDVGRTA, encoded by the coding sequence ATGAACAACATCACCAAGAACCTGCCGCTGGTCAATGACGCCAGCCGCCGGAACTTCCTCAAGCTCACCGGTGCCATGGGCGCCGCTGCAGCATTCACCGCCTCTGTCGCCGCGTGCGGCAGCCCGGCAGCTACCACCACCGGCAGCTCGGCAAGCGCTGCGGCAGTCAACAAGGACCTCACCATCGAAGCGGGCATCTCCTACGCCCTCTCCACCGGCTTCGATCCGCTGAGCTCCTCAGGCGCCACCCCGATGGCCGCCAACCTGCACATCTTCGAAGGCCTCATCGAGCTGCACCCGGCCACCCGCGTGCCGTACAACGCGCTGGCGGCCTCGGACCCCAAGAAGGTCAATGACACCACCTACCAGGTGACCATCCGCGAGGGCGCCAAGTTCCACGACGGCACCCCGGTCACCACCGAAGACGTGGCCTTCTCCTTCACCCGCGTGATGGACCCGGCGAACAAGTCCCTCTTCTCGCAGTTCATCCCGTTCATCAAGGAAGTCAAGCCCGTTGACGCCAAGACGGTCGAGTTCACCCTCAAGTACGCCTTCCCCGGCTTCGGACCGCGCATCTCCGTAGTAAAGATCGTCCCCAAGGCCCTCGCCACCGACCTGAAGGCTTTCGACGCCAAGCCCGTCGGCACCGGCCCCTACAAGCTCATCTCCGCCGCCAAGGACGACAAGATCGTCTTCGAAGCGTTCGCAGACTACAACGGCCCCAAGCCGGCACTGGCCAAGGGCATGACCTGGCTCCTGCTCTCCGACGCCGCAGCCCGCGTCACCGCCGTCCAGTCCGGCCGCGTCCAGGCCATCGAGGACGTCCCCTACCTGGACATCGACGGCCTGAAGTCCAAGGTCAAGGTTGAATCCGTCCAGTCCTTCGGCCTGATGTTCCTCATGTTCAACTGCAACAAGGCGCCGTTCAACAACAAGCTGGTCCGCCAGGCCCTGCACTACGGCCTGGACAAGGAAGCCATCATCAAGAAGGCCCTGTTCGGCAAAGCCAAGGCCGCCAGCTCCTACTTCCAGGAAGGCCACCCGGACTACGTCAAGGCCAAGAACGTCTACGGCTACGACGCCGCAAAGGCAGCAGACCTCCTGAAGCAGGCCGGCGTCACGAGCCTCGAATTCGAGCTGCTCACCACGGACACTGCCTGGGTCAAGGACGTTGCCCCGCTGATCCTCGAATCCTGGAACAAGATCCCGGGCGTCAAGGTCTCCGTCAAGAGCATCCAGTCCGGCGCCCTGTACACCGACCGCGTCGGCACCGGCGACTACTCAGTGGTCGCAGCCCCCGGCGACCCCTCAGTCTTCGGCAACGACGCGGACCTGCTCCTGAGCTGGTTCTACTCGGGCGCCACCTGGATGGAAAAGCGCGCCTACTGGACCGCACCGGAACGCGCCAAGCTGCAGGAGCTCATGAACAAGGGCTCGCAGGCTGCCGCGGCAGACGCCAAGAAGATCACCGGCGAAATTGTGGACCTCGTCTCCGAGGAAGTTCCGCTGTACCCGATCTTCCACCGCCAGCTGCCCTCCGCCTGGGACGACAAGAAGCTCAACGGCTTCAAGCCGCTGCCCACCACAGGCCTGTCGTTCATCGACGTCGGACGCACCGCCTAA
- a CDS encoding sialidase family protein, with protein sequence MTSLADESTGSWLLATNNQDTALRRNTVISLSADNGLSWPAKLVLCPGSSAYSTAARLPDGNIGILYERQGYREIVFTSVPAEQLTEQLTGRPAATGSAAGSIPPESTVEAGVPGAGLVFDMVLRSITPGRPPAWQNAGEFHVMQSGGGDWGVHTWKEIGQGYSAEAAQVIGTREAQDLNYGPIIPGYKAGDILAFTGRARNDGPLPATSVRLSGPGSDAFPAADLGPGEEALYFTPGYTVTKADVARGYAEVAYEVAFEMTGERGGTAERRRRAFRFDTVSGDVSAPE encoded by the coding sequence GTGACCTCCCTCGCCGACGAGTCCACCGGCTCATGGCTTCTGGCCACCAACAACCAAGACACGGCCCTGCGGCGGAACACGGTGATCAGCCTGTCCGCCGACAACGGCCTCAGCTGGCCCGCGAAGCTGGTCCTCTGCCCCGGAAGCTCGGCATATTCGACGGCCGCCCGGCTCCCCGACGGCAACATAGGCATCCTCTACGAGCGCCAGGGCTACCGGGAAATCGTGTTCACCTCCGTGCCCGCGGAGCAACTCACCGAACAGCTCACCGGCCGTCCCGCCGCCACTGGGAGCGCCGCCGGGAGCATCCCGCCCGAGTCCACCGTCGAAGCGGGCGTGCCCGGCGCGGGTCTTGTGTTCGACATGGTTCTGCGCTCCATCACGCCCGGCCGCCCGCCGGCCTGGCAGAACGCCGGCGAGTTCCACGTCATGCAGTCCGGCGGCGGGGACTGGGGCGTGCACACCTGGAAGGAAATCGGCCAGGGCTACTCGGCCGAAGCTGCGCAGGTCATCGGCACGCGGGAGGCGCAGGACCTGAACTATGGCCCCATCATTCCCGGCTACAAGGCCGGGGACATCCTGGCCTTCACGGGCCGGGCACGCAATGACGGCCCCCTGCCGGCAACCTCGGTCCGGCTGTCCGGTCCCGGCTCGGACGCCTTCCCCGCCGCGGACCTTGGCCCCGGGGAAGAAGCCCTGTATTTCACCCCGGGGTACACCGTCACCAAGGCCGATGTGGCGCGCGGCTACGCCGAGGTGGCCTACGAGGTGGCATTTGAAATGACCGGCGAGCGCGGCGGCACTGCCGAGCGCCGCCGTCGTGCTTTCAGGTTTGACACTGTCTCCGGCGACGTCAGCGCGCCCGAGTGA
- a CDS encoding sialidase family protein, whose product MTSHVLQPTAAAMPDVEHVLAVRGTGGYRQYRIPALAVSRRGTLLAAYDGRPNLDDLPNPIDLLLRRSTDNGRTWGAQQVVRTGSGLNGYGDPSLLVDVETGRILMFHAAGTHAGFFEAAAGLEPDDNVQHCDLSYSDDDGLTWQHRRITAQLKLRPPVHMRGPSTGEPDITGIFAAAGQGIQIHTGPHRGRLVQQFVVLAGGEIMAASAYSDDHGDTWTLGELIGAKTHGHAPTKTRLPPSRMAGSCCTAAARRAALAQYRTTAGPPGAHCDLSRTSRTRVTTARWSASTACRP is encoded by the coding sequence ATGACATCCCACGTCCTCCAGCCAACGGCGGCTGCCATGCCCGACGTCGAACACGTCCTCGCGGTCCGCGGCACTGGCGGCTACCGGCAATACAGGATCCCCGCCCTCGCCGTCTCGCGCCGGGGCACCCTGCTGGCCGCTTACGACGGCCGCCCCAACCTTGATGACCTGCCCAACCCGATCGACCTCCTGCTCCGCCGCAGCACGGACAACGGCCGGACGTGGGGCGCGCAGCAGGTAGTAAGGACGGGCAGCGGCCTCAACGGCTACGGCGATCCGAGCCTCCTGGTGGACGTGGAGACCGGCCGGATCCTAATGTTCCACGCAGCCGGAACGCACGCCGGATTCTTTGAAGCCGCGGCCGGACTGGAACCCGATGACAACGTCCAGCACTGCGACCTCAGCTACTCGGACGACGACGGCCTGACCTGGCAGCACCGCAGGATCACCGCCCAACTCAAGCTCCGCCCGCCGGTTCACATGCGTGGGCCAAGTACAGGCGAGCCGGACATCACCGGAATCTTCGCCGCTGCGGGGCAGGGCATCCAGATCCACACCGGCCCTCACCGCGGCCGGCTGGTCCAGCAGTTTGTGGTCCTGGCCGGCGGCGAGATCATGGCCGCCTCGGCGTACAGCGACGACCACGGCGACACCTGGACCCTCGGGGAGCTCATCGGCGCCAAGACGCACGGCCACGCCCCAACGAAAACAAGGTTGCCGCCCTCCAGGATGGCCGGCTCCTGCTGCACAGCCGCGGCACGCCGCGCCGCCTTGGCGCAATATCGGACGACGGCGGGGCCACCTGGAGCGCACTGCGACCTGTCGCGGACCTCCCGGACCCGGGTGACAACGGCTCGCTGGTCCGCTTCGACGGCCTGCCGTCCGTGA
- a CDS encoding PfkB family carbohydrate kinase has translation MLTVIGEGLVDVVQRASGIEAHVGGSPLNVAVGLARLDHPVQFVGRYGRDAYGDSVAAHLRSSSVMLPLGPDELPTSVATAVIDDDGAATYTFDLAWELPGLADRLAFMLQGTTLLHTGSIATMLAPGAAAVLAAVEHAHPAATISFDPNCRPSIITDVDYARTQAEKFVTLSDVVKASDEDLEWLYPGVDVVESARRWLSLGGSEGPALVVVTRGAAGPWGITAAGEAAVDAPRVEVADTVGAGDSFMAALLSGIVDRGLDGAQNRKDLRELPAEGLAELLAHAARAAAVTVSRPGANPPTRAELNAVPAE, from the coding sequence ATGCTCACAGTTATTGGCGAAGGCCTTGTTGACGTTGTCCAGCGCGCCTCCGGAATCGAAGCCCACGTGGGCGGCAGTCCCCTTAACGTCGCGGTGGGCCTGGCCCGCCTTGACCATCCCGTGCAGTTCGTTGGCCGCTACGGCCGTGATGCCTACGGGGATTCGGTGGCGGCGCACCTGCGCTCCAGCTCGGTCATGCTGCCGCTGGGCCCCGACGAGCTGCCTACCAGCGTGGCCACCGCCGTGATTGACGACGACGGCGCCGCCACCTACACGTTCGACCTCGCCTGGGAGCTTCCCGGCCTGGCGGACCGCCTCGCCTTTATGCTCCAGGGAACCACCCTGCTGCACACCGGCTCCATCGCCACGATGCTGGCGCCGGGCGCCGCGGCGGTGCTGGCCGCCGTCGAGCACGCCCACCCCGCCGCCACCATCAGCTTCGATCCCAACTGCCGGCCCAGCATCATCACCGACGTGGATTATGCGCGGACGCAGGCGGAGAAGTTTGTCACCCTCTCGGACGTGGTCAAGGCCTCGGACGAGGACCTGGAGTGGCTGTACCCGGGTGTGGATGTGGTGGAATCGGCGCGGCGTTGGCTGTCGCTGGGCGGTTCCGAGGGGCCGGCTTTGGTGGTTGTCACGCGCGGCGCGGCCGGTCCGTGGGGGATTACAGCCGCGGGTGAAGCTGCGGTTGACGCGCCTCGCGTGGAAGTGGCTGACACCGTGGGTGCCGGTGACTCCTTTATGGCCGCGCTGCTATCGGGGATCGTGGACCGCGGCCTGGACGGCGCGCAGAACCGGAAGGACCTGCGCGAACTTCCGGCCGAGGGCCTGGCCGAACTCCTGGCCCACGCAGCCCGCGCGGCGGCCGTTACGGTTTCCCGCCCGGGCGCCAACCCGCCCACGCGTGCCGAACTGAACGCGGTCCCGGCGGAGTAG
- a CDS encoding lipopolysaccharide assembly protein LapA domain-containing protein: protein MSSEEPLPPTVVPPTPESEPTVQRSEPAPAPVPAPAPSPARKTASPRVTRAAVIWSAVAVSLAVLVLLIIFFIQNQDMVSVKFLGWEGRLAQGVAFFIAAVGGGILVAIAGGARILQLRRTERRRRRVTNL, encoded by the coding sequence ATGAGCTCAGAAGAACCGCTGCCACCCACCGTTGTACCGCCGACGCCAGAGTCCGAGCCCACGGTTCAGCGCAGCGAGCCCGCCCCTGCGCCCGTGCCCGCGCCTGCGCCTTCGCCTGCGCGTAAGACTGCTTCCCCACGCGTCACCCGCGCCGCAGTCATTTGGAGTGCCGTGGCGGTCAGCCTCGCGGTGCTGGTGCTGCTGATCATCTTCTTCATCCAGAACCAGGACATGGTCTCCGTCAAGTTCCTTGGCTGGGAGGGCCGTCTTGCCCAGGGCGTGGCGTTCTTCATCGCAGCCGTGGGAGGCGGCATACTCGTGGCGATCGCGGGCGGCGCGCGCATCCTGCAACTCCGCCGTACTGAACGACGGCGGCGCAGGGTTACGAATCTTTAG